The stretch of DNA AATCTCGGCGGCCCCACCATAACAGCCTTTTCTGAAGAAAGCAGTGACGGGAAGAGCGCGTGCGATTCTAAAAATGCTTGTTTTTAGGTGGTTTACTCCCCAGTTGCACATCTACAGCGTTTCACTCTCCACAAGGCGTCCGAAAAAATGCCAGAACAAAAAGCGAAACCCGTTTAACCGCATTTTCAGAGCCAGGGGGCCCGTCATACGGGCAAGAGTTTACATACGTTAGCTCCAGTCAATTTAACAGATATTGTCCCAGATACAACTAGGGGTTCATTTCAAAACTTTGCCCCGCAAAGTTTCGAGGGATAAAATTTATAAATACCGCCCTGAACCTACCAACGGGTATAGCCCCGTGGTGTAGCGGCCAAGCATCGGGGACTCTGGATCCCTGGACCGGGGTTCGAATCCCCGCGGGGCTACCAAAGCCCCAAATTCATAACATGTACATTCTCGAATTTCAAACCGCATGTTATACTTCATTTAGTACTATTTGATCTTGGGACTTGCCCCAGCTATGTGATTTTTGCGGGTTATGCTCCCACGTTAGTTGGGACGTGCATTTTAAATCCTCCTCTCTCGAGTTGTGTTGTAAAATATCCAATATCTTGCTAAATTAAGCATGGGGACAGGCTAGTTCCCCGGCGCCGCTATGGAACATACAACCCGGTTCACACGAAAAACGCCTTATAAACGGAGTTATCCACCAGATTCCTGTTTTCGAACTTTTAGAGCAGGTTTAAATACCCCTTTACATTACATAGTTTAAGACTGGACCTTACTCCAGTCGGGAGGTCGTAGTCATGGGTAGGGACTTTGAGAGTGAGATTGTGGATATGCTTCGAGGGAGAGAACTCACAGTTGCGTTTATCACCCGCTTTCTGATGGAGAGGGGTTTTGAGATCACCAGACAGAAGGTGGAGAGGACACTGAGACGACTGGTCAACACGGGCATCGTCGAGGCCAGAATCGGAAACAACGGCAGAAAGCACTACAGGTTGGCACGGTGATCGCCATGGGGGCCTCCTCGGTCATACTTGGCAACAGCAGGAGGATGCTGCTCATAGAGTACCTCCGCAGTTGCGAAGGAAAGGCCGAGCTGAGGGACGTGGTCGAGTTCATAGCCAAGAACGAGGGTAACACCGACCGAAAGCACCGAAAGAGTGTCTACGTGAGCCTCGTTCAAACACATATCCCCAAGCTGGAACGGGAGGGTGTCATAGCCCTGAAGCATGGGGTGATAACCCTTGTCAGGGTCCCCAACGACGTTACAGTTTATATGGAGACCGTAAAGAAGAACGATATAAGCTGGAGTTCCTTCTACATAGGTCTCTCCCTGATATTCTTTATAACGGCAATCTACCTGAACAACCTCCACCTTGCGCTGGCCTCAATTATCTACGCCGGCGTTGGCGTTGTCCACCACAGAAAGATGAGACGTATCTGACCGCCATCCCCAGGGTAATCCCCCGTTACCGGCCGTTAACCTGCCATTTCATATATACCCCAACGGCCCAAGTAATGGACAGGCAACCCACGCGGTTGCACGAGGCACTGCGTTGATTTCACCGTTGCAGTGGTTGTGAGTGTATACAAGGTTTAGGGATGAACCCCACTTCACCGCTCGCTTCCTTCTCCACAGTGCCTCCTGATTCGGAGGCGAAAAAGATGAGAAAGAATATTGCCCTTGGAATTTTTGGCCTGCTGGTGGCCTTTGGCCTTGTATTGGGGGCCGGAGCCAACTTCAGGGACTACAACGCTGACAGGAGTGTCCACTGGGACATCGTCAGCGATGACAACGAGCTCATCGACCTGACGCCCATTCAGCCCTACGCATACATAAACGAGGGTGGCGTTCTGGTGGTTGACATAAGCCCGGACAATCCGAACTACCCAGGTTACGGCCAGGGTCTTAGCCCGAACTCGGAGTACAACTTCGACGAGGTCTTTGAGGTAAGCAACGACCTCTGGGAGAACAACATGAGTATAGTTGTCAGGATTACCAACGCCAACACCGCGATACAGTTCTACGGCGCAGACCACGACATCCACGATGCCAGCACCGGCAACATCGTCTACGCCAGTGACATGGCGAAAAACGACGTCTGCTTCGTCGTTGGTCCAGGAGAGGCCGTTAAGGTCGGCATGGACTTTACAGTTGGCAACGCAGCTCTGAACACCACAGAGAGCAGCAACATACATATAGAGGCCTACAGGCTCGGCACCGAACCCGCAGAACTGGCCGGAAAGTGTGGGCAGTGAGGTGAAGAAAGATGAACAAGCTATTTGGACTGGCTTTACTGATGGTTGGAATGCTCCTGGCAGTTGGAGCCGGGGCCAACTTCAGGTACTACTCCGCCGACAGGCAGGCGAGCTTCGACGTCGTCGCGGATGACAACGAGCTCATCGACCTGACGGCCCTTCAGCCTTACGTGACCTACGACGCTGGAAAGCTCTACGTGGACATAACCCAGTACAACCCGAACTACCCGGAGGGTGCAGGCCAGGGCATGAGCCCGAACACAACGTACGTCTTTGAGGAGATGTTTGAGGTAAGCAATGAGCTCTGGGAGAACAACCAGACCGAGTACCCGATATGCGTCGACATAAAGACCAACCATGAGGGTGTCCTGCTCTTCGCCGGGAACTACACCAACCCGATTGCAGGACCGGCCAACAACCTGGAGTTCACGGTCTACCACGGAAACCCCGTGCCCATTGGAATGATATTCGACAACACAAACGCAACCCTCGGAAACTATCAGTTCCAGATGAGCATAGAAGCCCATGCCGGGGCCTGTGAACAGTGATTTCTTTCCGGGGCCTTTGCCCCAAACCCTTTGAGGGGGGGTGCCCATGAAAAAACTAATCGAACTCATCCTTGCGGTCATCATCTTGGTTTTCATTATAGGCTCATTAGCGGGCTTCCTCCTCAACAGACCGGTTTTTCTGTCGTACGCTTATTCCAAGAGCATGACCCCCACTATAGATAAGGGCGACCTCTTCATCATGAATCCCTTAGCCAGAAACTTCGACGTTGGTGACATCATCGTATTTCACAGGCACGGGGGCTGGACCGTTCACAGGATCTTCGCGGTCACCGATGATGGCTTCATAACCAAGGGAGATAACAACGTAGCCACCGATCAGCAGGATGGGCTTTATCCCCCGGTTAAGAGACCGGATATAGCCGGAAAAGTCGTTGTTCTCTTTAGAAAACCCCTCGTCATCCGCGGTGGTGGAGCGTTTATTCAATCCGCCAGGGCAAAGCTAAGCAACGTCTACGTCATAGCGGTTCTCCTATTCATTGGGGCGTTTCTAACGTTCTCCGGGAGCTCCAAAAGGAGGAAGAGGATAAAGTATTACCGGGTAAGTGTTAGAACCCTCTACGCAGCCATATCAGTGCTCATCATAGCGGGCTTCCTTTTCGTAACGGTTGCATCTTGGGGAACGCTGGCCTTCACCTACTCCTCTACCCTCGCGGGCGGTCAGCGGGCCGGCTGGTACCTTCCCGGTTCAACCTTCGAGAAGAACTTAAGTGTGGAAAACAGGGCAGTTTACCCCTTTTACTACTTTGTAAGTGGGGGAAACGAGAGGGTAGAACTCCTGGGCCCCACGTTCCTCCGCCTCGATGGTGGTTCAAGCGCCAGCGTTTTGGCTCACGTTACTGTTCCAACAGACACCAGGATCTACCGCGAGGAGTTCCAAGTAAGGTCGTATCCGGCCATTCTACCGGTGTCCCTCGTCACGTTCCTGTACTCCTTCAACCCGTACCTGCCGCTCGTTGCATATGCTCTCTTCCTGTCGGCAGTCCTGTGGACCTTCTACGTTCTTTCAGGGGTTTCTGAGGGGGATATTCTTAGAATCAGGAAGCGGAGAGGAAGTCTCCTCTCCAAGATACTCGGAGATGGTTAGTATGAGAAAAGTCATGATATTCACGGCCTTCCTGCTTGGACTGCTCCTCATCATGGGTTCGAGTGGGAACTTTCGGGCTTACACATCACAGAGGAGCGCGGAATTCACGGTGGTTAATGGTAGCAATTCATACGTCGCCTACCGCTGTCTTTCAGAGCCGGTTCCCGTCAATGCAAGCTCCGGCGTCGACTTCACCGCGATAATCGTTGAGAACCTGATGGACAAATTAATAACCGTGCACGTCGTCGGTGACTACTCAAACCTACCGGACGGGCTCAACGGCAGCGTTGACAGTTCCACCTATACACTTGAACCGGGCGAGTCCGTCTCAATCGGAGGAAGTTTCTCTACGGGCGACGAAGTTACCAGCGGAACCTACGGTGTTCCACTCACTGTCTACGCCCAGTGGGAAGGGGGAAGCGCCGAGCTGAGGGACTGTTCCATGTACGCTAAGGTTGAACAGCCGACCTACGTTCTAAAGAAGGGCATAGTGGGGGGTGTTTATGAGTACACGGTTGGGGAGTGGTATACAATAACACTACAGCTCAACTTCACGAACAACGGCCCGGACGGCGACTTCGTCATAAAGGACGTTATTCCCAACCCCGGATGGAGGGCATTTTACCTGGTGGGCCCGCCCCAGCCAAGCTCGGGCAACGCCGACATGTTTATCAGCGCCGGCCACTGCGGTTGTGCCGGCTGGCTAATAGTGTGGCACGTCCACGTGGCCCATGGAGAGACCGTGACCCTAAACATCCCCATGGAAGCGGTTTTCTTCTGCAGTGGGAACTACATTCTCAACTGTGGGGCGCATCTGTGCGGGACGCACGTCGTCTCGAACCGCATCACCGTTCATGTAGCTGGAGGTAGATGACCATGAAGTTTTATGAAAAGATCGATAAAAAACGGACCATCCTGATTGGGATTGCCGTTTCAATTTCCCTCGCCGTTCTGTTCGGGGCCTACTCTGGTCTGGCCTACTCACGGACCCCAATAACGACGAAGGCAACGTATTCCACACTGTACACGGAGGAAGGGCACTTTAGACACACCGGGATATTCTCCAACGAGACCATCTACAAGAGTGGAGTATCGCTCAATTACTACCCGTCGAAGATAACCGAGGAACTGCTGGGGAACTACACGTTCAGGTTATCCCCACAGGCCACTGGCAGATACGAGGCGGCACTTCACGTCAACTACTACGTGTCGTCCGCCAGGAAGAAGGTGTACATCCTCAACGAAACGTCGTTCATTGGCCGGGGAGCATTTTCGGGCTCGTTTACCATACCGGTACATCTCAACATGACCGAGCTCGACGAGAGGCTTAAGGAGATACGGGAGGGCACCGGACTCTACCGTGCCGAGAGGGAAGTCTATATAACGGTCAAAGTGCTGAGCGACGATAAAGAGCCCTTTACTCAGGAAATCCGGCTAAACCGCGACGCCTCAGGGATGCTCTATTTCACGGGGTCCGACAAGGAATACAGAAAGGTCGTCCGGAACGTCAGCACAACGACGAACTCACTCTCCTTTGTAGGCTCGGACGTCGGGGTTTCAACTGCCAGAACGGTCTTCCCTGCGATGGCGTTGCTCTTCGCAATTCCCCCAGCGGGCTTCATCTACACCAAGAGGGAGAGGAAGCTGGACAAGCTCAAGGGACTAAGGAAGTACGTAGTCGAGGGGACGGCACCTTCAGCAGAGAGAAAGATCGAACTATCCTCGCCCAAGGACCTTGAAAGAGTTTTTGAACTTGTTGATCGGCCCATAGTCCATTACCGTGATGGCGAGACCGATGTCTATGTCGTAACCGATGGTGGAACAGTTTACGAGTATCGGGCTTCCTAGCCCGACCAACAACTTTAAAAGACCTACCCGAAAGCCTAACCTAGAAGTTCTTCAAGAGGTAAGAGGTGATTAGAGATGAACCCGTTCCACGACATAGAACCCGGACCGGAGGTTCCAGAGGTAGTAAACGCCGTCATAGAAATCCCTAAGGGGAGCAGGAACAAATACGAGCTCGACAAGAAACACGGCCTTATAAAACTCGACCGCGTTCTCTACAGCCCGTTCTTCTACCCGGTCGACTACGGAATCATCCCCCAGACCTACTACGACGATGGAGACCCCTTCGACATAATGGTCATCATGCGCGAGCCGGTCTACCCGCTCACCCTTATCGAGAGCAGGCCGATAGGCATTATGAAGATGAACGACAGCGGCGATAAGGACTGGAAAGTTCTCGCCGTCCCCGTTGACGACCCGTACTTCAAGGAATGGAAGGACATAGATGACGTTCCCAAGTCTTTCCTCGACGAAATCGCTCATTTCTTCAGGCGCTATAAGGAGCTCCAGGGCAAGACCACCGTCGTTGAGGGTTGGGGCAACGCCGAGGAGGCCAAGAGGGAGATCCTCCGCTCCATTGAGATGTACAAAGAGAAGTTCGGAAAGAAGGAGTGAGCCTCCTCCAACTTTTTTCAGGAGGTAAAGCCATGTACAAACTCCTAACGGTTAAGGACATCGTCAGAATCCCCCCCAAGATGTTCACCGTGGACCCAAAGGAAGCCGCGAAGATCGTGCTCCGCGAGACGTACGAGGGCATCTACGACAGGGATGAGGGCGTGGTGCTCTCCATCCTGGACGTCAGGGAGATAGGTCCGGGGCTCATAGTACCCGGCGATGGTGCGACGTATCACGACGTCGTTTTCGACGTTCTGGTGTGGAAGCCCGAGATGCACGAGGTCGTTGAGGGGGAGGTCGTCGATGTGGCCCCCTACGGGGCTTTCATCAGGATCGGTCCCGTTGATGGCCTTGTTCACATCTCCCAGCTGATGGATGACTACGTCGTCTTCGACGAGAAGAACAAACAGTTCGTCGGTAAAGAGACAAGGAGAACACTTCAGCTTGGCGACAAGGTTCGCGCAAGGATAATAGCGGTCAGCATAAAGAGCAAGGTCATACGGGAGAACAAGGTAGGCCTCACCATGCGCCAGCCAGGACTCGGAAAGGAGGATTGGATAGAAAAGGAGAAGCGCAAGGAGGCCGAAACATGACCAAAGAGAGGGCATGCAGACACTGCCACTACATAACCACAGAGGACCGCTGCCCGGTCTGCGGCAGCAGGGACCTGAGCGAAGAGTGGTTCGACTTGGTGATAATCTCAGATCCCGAAAACAGCAGAATCGCCCAAAAATTGGGCGTTACCGTGCCCGGAAAGTACGCTATAAGGGTTAGATGATGTACTTCAGATTAACCTCCGACCTGCGGAAACTCCTGAAGGAGCCCCTCGGCCGGCTTGAGAGGGGTGAAATCCCCGAACCGTACCTTCGGGCCAGGGGAGAACTCGAGAGAGCAGGTTACCTGATTACAGTGGGGGACGTTGTCACGGAGAACGTCCTTAAACTTGGGTTGAAGCCCGCGGTGGCCATATACGACCACCGAACCCACAGAAGGGAGTACGACCCGGACATAACAGACAGTGCAGTTGTTATGACCGTTCAAAATCCGCCGGGGACTATAACGAAAGCTTTATTAAACGCGATTAGAAAGGGCTTCCTGCTCGCCAAGCGAGGGAGAAGGGTCTACATAAAGGTGAACGGCGAGGAAGACCTCGCGGCGATTCCAGCCGTGCTCTACGCCCCAGAAGGGTCGGTGGTGGTTTACGGGCAGCCGAACGAGGGGGTAGTGCTTATAAAGGTAACATCCGAATGCAAGCTCAAGTGCGGAA from Thermococcus sp. encodes:
- a CDS encoding DNA-directed RNA polymerase, coding for MYKLLTVKDIVRIPPKMFTVDPKEAAKIVLRETYEGIYDRDEGVVLSILDVREIGPGLIVPGDGATYHDVVFDVLVWKPEMHEVVEGEVVDVAPYGAFIRIGPVDGLVHISQLMDDYVVFDEKNKQFVGKETRRTLQLGDKVRARIIAVSIKSKVIRENKVGLTMRQPGLGKEDWIEKEKRKEAET
- the spt4 gene encoding transcription elongation factor subunit Spt4, whose translation is MTKERACRHCHYITTEDRCPVCGSRDLSEEWFDLVIISDPENSRIAQKLGVTVPGKYAIRVR
- a CDS encoding DUF1102 domain-containing protein → MNKLFGLALLMVGMLLAVGAGANFRYYSADRQASFDVVADDNELIDLTALQPYVTYDAGKLYVDITQYNPNYPEGAGQGMSPNTTYVFEEMFEVSNELWENNQTEYPICVDIKTNHEGVLLFAGNYTNPIAGPANNLEFTVYHGNPVPIGMIFDNTNATLGNYQFQMSIEAHAGACEQ
- a CDS encoding GTP-dependent dephospho-CoA kinase, with the translated sequence MMYFRLTSDLRKLLKEPLGRLERGEIPEPYLRARGELERAGYLITVGDVVTENVLKLGLKPAVAIYDHRTHRREYDPDITDSAVVMTVQNPPGTITKALLNAIRKGFLLAKRGRRVYIKVNGEEDLAAIPAVLYAPEGSVVVYGQPNEGVVLIKVTSECKLKCGKLMSKMEVIQDGD
- a CDS encoding signal peptidase I; translated protein: MKKLIELILAVIILVFIIGSLAGFLLNRPVFLSYAYSKSMTPTIDKGDLFIMNPLARNFDVGDIIVFHRHGGWTVHRIFAVTDDGFITKGDNNVATDQQDGLYPPVKRPDIAGKVVVLFRKPLVIRGGGAFIQSARAKLSNVYVIAVLLFIGAFLTFSGSSKRRKRIKYYRVSVRTLYAAISVLIIAGFLFVTVASWGTLAFTYSSTLAGGQRAGWYLPGSTFEKNLSVENRAVYPFYYFVSGGNERVELLGPTFLRLDGGSSASVLAHVTVPTDTRIYREEFQVRSYPAILPVSLVTFLYSFNPYLPLVAYALFLSAVLWTFYVLSGVSEGDILRIRKRRGSLLSKILGDG
- a CDS encoding inorganic diphosphatase codes for the protein MNPFHDIEPGPEVPEVVNAVIEIPKGSRNKYELDKKHGLIKLDRVLYSPFFYPVDYGIIPQTYYDDGDPFDIMVIMREPVYPLTLIESRPIGIMKMNDSGDKDWKVLAVPVDDPYFKEWKDIDDVPKSFLDEIAHFFRRYKELQGKTTVVEGWGNAEEAKREILRSIEMYKEKFGKKE
- a CDS encoding DUF1102 domain-containing protein, producing the protein MRKNIALGIFGLLVAFGLVLGAGANFRDYNADRSVHWDIVSDDNELIDLTPIQPYAYINEGGVLVVDISPDNPNYPGYGQGLSPNSEYNFDEVFEVSNDLWENNMSIVVRITNANTAIQFYGADHDIHDASTGNIVYASDMAKNDVCFVVGPGEAVKVGMDFTVGNAALNTTESSNIHIEAYRLGTEPAELAGKCGQ
- a CDS encoding DUF5305 family protein; the protein is MKFYEKIDKKRTILIGIAVSISLAVLFGAYSGLAYSRTPITTKATYSTLYTEEGHFRHTGIFSNETIYKSGVSLNYYPSKITEELLGNYTFRLSPQATGRYEAALHVNYYVSSARKKVYILNETSFIGRGAFSGSFTIPVHLNMTELDERLKEIREGTGLYRAEREVYITVKVLSDDKEPFTQEIRLNRDASGMLYFTGSDKEYRKVVRNVSTTTNSLSFVGSDVGVSTARTVFPAMALLFAIPPAGFIYTKRERKLDKLKGLRKYVVEGTAPSAERKIELSSPKDLERVFELVDRPIVHYRDGETDVYVVTDGGTVYEYRAS